Proteins co-encoded in one Fusarium musae strain F31 chromosome 3, whole genome shotgun sequence genomic window:
- the SPM2 gene encoding Ubiquitin-conjugating enzyme spm2 (EggNog:ENOG41~BUSCO:EOG09264UD3) codes for MSAKVPRNFRLLEELEKGEKGLGAEACSYGLEDPEDLLMSKWNGTILGPPHSVHENRIYSVKMHCGPEYPDKPPSIQFISQVNLPCVNPTNGIVDPNQLPCLAQWKRENTMETVLIELRRYMASSQNKKIAQPPEGSTYF; via the exons ATGTCTGCCAAGGTTCCTCGCAACTTTCGCCTACTggaggagctcgagaaggGAGAGAAGGGCCTCGGCGCTGAGGCATGCAGTTACGGTCTTGAGGATCCCGAGGATCTTCTCATGAGCAAGTGGAACGGCACAATTCTTGGACCTCCTCAT TCCGTTCACGAGAACCGTATCTACAGTGTCAAGATGCACTGCGGTCCCGAGTACCCTGACAAGCCTCCCTCGATCCAGTTCATCAGCCAGGTCAACTTGCCCTGTGTCAACCCCACCAACGGTATCGTCGACCCTAACCAACTGCCCTGCCTCGCCCAGTGGAAGCGCGAGAACACCATGGAGACTGTGCTCATAGAGCTGCGACG ATACATGGCCTCGTCCCAGAATAAGAAGATCGCCCAGCCTCCTGAGGGCTCTACCTACTTCTAA
- a CDS encoding hypothetical protein (MEROPS:MER0192051), with translation MAMSLARTALRAPQSRLITAAAAITARSIAAHRSFSTTNHALLPSGFGSPVLPSYFSKPRLPANTVVRFVPQQTAWIVERMGKFNRILDPGLAILVPFIDRIAYVKSLKEVAIEIPSQSAITADNVTLELDGVLFTRVFDAYKASYGVEDAEYAISQLAQTTMRSEIGQLTLDHVLKERAALNTNITAAINDAAEAWGVTCLRYEIRDIHAPGAVVEAMHRQVTAERSKRAEILESEGQRQSAINIAEGKKQSVILASEALRAERINEADGEAEAIRLKATATAQGIDAVSESILKGDAGAQAAVSLRVAEKYVDAFGKLARESTAVVVPGNVGDISGMIATGLSVFGKVGQAQAQTMAKSLVEPKKEGSETETDTPSELDGQTKPGVKETVIESFNQAAKR, from the exons ATGGCCATGTCCCTTGCGCGGACTGCCCTCAGGGCGCCGCAATCGCGTCTCATTACGGCTGCCGCCGCCATCACAGCTCGATCTATCGCCGCGCACCGGTCCTTCAGCACCACCAACCATGCTCTACTCCCCTCCGGCTTCGGATCTCCCGTCCTGCCTTCATACTTCTCGAAGCCCCGGTTGCCGGCCAATACGGTAGTCCGGTTTGTGCCTCAGCAGACGGCTTGGATCGTTGAGCGCATGGGAAAGTTTAACCGTATTCTTGACCCCGGCCTGGCCATCCTCGTGCCTTTTATCGATCGAATTGCATACGTCAAAAGCCTCAAGGAAGTTGCCATCGAGATACCCAGCCAAAGCGCCATCACTGCGGACAACGTTACTCTAGAGCTTGACGGTGTTTTGTTCACCCGTGTCTTTGATGCGTACAAAGCAAG CTatggagttgaagatgccgaaTATGCCATCTCTCAGCTTGCCCAGACGACCATGCGATCCGAGATTGGTCAATTGACCCTCGACCACGTCCTCAAGGAGCGTGCtgccctcaacaccaacatcactgCTGCTATCAACGATGCTGCTGAAGCATGGGGTGTGACCTGCTTACGTTACGAGATTCGAGATATCCATGCTCCTGGCGCCGTTGTCGAGGCCATGCACCGACAGGTTACTGCCGAGCGTTCCAAGCGTGCCGAGATTCTCGAGTCCGAGGGTCAGCGACAAAGcgccatcaacatcgccgAAGGTAAGAAGCAGAGTGTCATTCTTGCTTCCGAGGCCTTGCGCGCCGAGCGAATCAACGAAGCCGATGGTGAAGCCGAAGCCATTCGTCTCAAGGCTACTGCCACTGCTCAAGGTATCGATGCTGTGTCTGAGAGTATCCTGAAGGGTGATGCTGGTGCCCAGGCTGCCGTCAGCCTGAGAGTTGCTGAGAAGTACGTCGATGCCTTTGGCAAGTTGGCTCGTGAGAGCACAGCTGTCGTTGTTCCCGGAAATGTTGGAGATATCAGCGGCATGATCGCCACTGGACTGAGTGTTTTCGGCAAGGTTGGCCAGGCCCAAGCACAAACGATGGCCAAGTCTCTTGTCGAGCCCAAGAAGGAAGGCTCGGAGACGGAGACTGATACACCCtcagagcttgatggccAGACGAAGCCCGGCGTCAAGGAGACGGTGATCGAGAGCTTCAACCAGGCTGCCAAGCGATAG
- a CDS encoding hypothetical protein (EggNog:ENOG41) codes for MLRSTLLLALAGLTFAADTVHFSNSKAAHPKGLPLLSGFTPRPQTLSMAGSCPAGKTSCDSGCMDAGAECCNKGTGAYCDDGYHCQAEGCCEDGKLCSGPPTGCTPGKELCGAYCVTKGECTSGGSGGSSGGSSGGSSGGSCLSFQETCGDGCMPKGMVCCDTGYCLRGQTCGSGGTCNYGSGSGGSSGGSSGGSSGGSCATYQEKCGDGCMPKGMVCCDTGYCLSGQICRSDGTCGYRSSGGSSGGGSSGGSDDDDDDKSSFTRESPTLTFDSPSFTAPSIEPVPTIDDNKFSTFSSAAEPTGLRSGGGDDGDSGSSSSSDNGGSNSGSILVPSFFMGLVAMAPLFL; via the coding sequence ATGCTGCGATCaactcttctcctcgccctcgCGGGCTTGACCTTCGCGGCTGATACCGTTCACTTCAGCAACTCTAAAGCAGCACACCCAAAGGGCCTTCCCCTTCTCTCTGGCTTCACTCCTCGCCCTCAGACCCTCAGTATGGCTGGCTCTTGTCCCGCTGGCAAGACATCGTGCGATAGCGGCTGCATGGACGCAGGCGCTGAGTGCTGCAACAAGGGAACAGGAGCCTACTGTGATGATGGCTATCATTGTCAAGCTGAAGGCTGCTGCGAGGATGGAAAGCTATGCTCTGGCCCCCCAACTGGTTGCACACCGGGTAAGGAGCTCTGCGGAGCGTACTGTGTCACCAAGGGCGAGTGTACCAGCGGCGGAAGTGGTGGCTCTTCTGGTGGTTCCTCCGGTGGTTCTTCTGGGGGTTCATGCTTGAGCTTCCAGGAGACCTGTGGTGACGGTTGCATGCCCAAGGGCATGGTTTGCTGTGATACTGGCTACTGTCTCCGTGGCCAGACCTGCGGCTCCGGTGGAACTTGCAACtatggctctggctctggtggcAGTTCAGGAGGTTCGTCTGGCGGCTCGTCTGGTGGTAGCTGCGCGACTTACCAAGAGAAGTGCGGTGATGGCTGCATGCCCAAGGGAATGGTCTGCTGTGACACAGGATACTGTCTCTCTGGACAAATCTGTAGAAGCGACGGTACTTGCGGCTATCGCTCAAGCGGAGGTAGCAGCGGTGGTGGCTCAAGTGGTGGctctgatgacgacgacgatgacaagTCCAGCTTCACTCGAGAGTCCCCAACACTTACCTTCGACTCTCCCTCATTCACGGCCCCTTCGATCGAGCCTGTCCCCACGATCGACGATAACAAGTTCTCTACATTCTCTTCGGCTGCTGAACCTACCGGCCTCAGATCTGGtggtggcgatgatggagacAGCGgcagtagcagcagcagcgacaaTGGAGGAAGCAACAGTGGCTCTATCTTGGTGCCTAGCTTCTTCATGGGTCTCGTTGCCATGGCTCCTCTTTTCCTCTAA
- a CDS encoding hypothetical protein (EggNog:ENOG41~CAZy:PL1) has translation MKFLGLLNLAALVSAVPTPTFQEAGKTLGKRAAITDAANIGYATQNGGTTGGAGGATVTVSSLAEFSKAAESEGKQVIYVKGQISGNNKIRVKSDKTIVGAAGASLDNIGLYINKQKNVIVRNLKIKNVVAGNGDAIGIQKSTNVWVDHCELSSDLSKDKDFYDGLLDVTHASDFVTVSNTHFHDHHKASLVGHSDSNGSEDKGTLHVTYANNHWSSIGSRAPSVRFGFVHVFNNYYEDISVTGVNSRMGAQVLVESTTFSSSKKALTSKDSKETGTISVNDVNLGGSTNDAPKGSISKSNIPYQYSLVGSSKVKSAVVGVAGATLKL, from the coding sequence ATGAAGTTCCTCggtcttctcaacctcgctGCTCTGGTCAGCGCCGTCCCTACTCCTACCTTCCAGGAGGCCGGAAAGACTCTCGGCAAGCGAGCTGCCATCACCGACGCTGCCAACATTGGTTACGCGACGCAGAACGGCGGTACTACCGGcggtgctggtggtgctaCCGTGACCGTCTCTTCTCTCGCCGAGTTCAGCAAGGCTGCTGAGTCGGAGGGCAAGCAGGTCATCTACGTCAAGGGTCAGATCTCTGGAAACAACAAGATCCGCGTCAAGTCTGACAAGACCATCGTCGGTGCCGCTGGTGCTTCTCTTGACAACATTGGTCTTTACATCAACAAGCAGAAGAACGTCATCGTTCgcaacctcaagatcaagaacgtTGTTGCTGGCAACGGTGATGCCATCGGTATCCAGAAGTCCACCAACGTCTGGGTCGACCACTGCGAGCTGTCCTCCGACTtgtccaaggacaaggacttcTATGACGGTCTCCTCGATGTCACTCACGCCTCTGACTTCGTCACCGTGTCCAACACCCACTTCCACGACCACCACAAGGCTTCTCTCGTCGGCCACTCCGACAGCAACGGCTCCGAGGACAAGGGCACTCTCCACGTCACCTACGCCAACAACCACTGGTCCAGCATTGGATCTCGCGCTCCCTCTGTCCGCTTCGGTTTCGTCCACGTCTTCAACAACTACTACGAGGATATCAGCGTGACTGGTGTCAACTCCCGTATGGGTGCCCAGGTTCTTGTTGAGTCTACCACCTTCTCCAGCTCTAAGAAGGCTCTCACCTCCAAGGACTCCAAGGAGACTGGTACCATCTCTGTCAACGATGTCAACCTGGGCGGTTCCACCAACGATGCTCCCAAGGGCTCCATCTCCAAGTCCAACATTCCCTACCAGTACTCTCTTGTCGGTTCCTCCAAGGTCAAGTCGGCTGTTGTCGGTGTTGCTGGTGCTACTCTTAAGCTGTAA